A genomic segment from Polyangium mundeleinium encodes:
- a CDS encoding Rieske 2Fe-2S domain-containing protein, with protein sequence MATSLLTAVENRSSVDTLAEAVHRPVQAVLQKRPELRTTLDGTWLGHPLHAALTDFPIGAWATGVVLDIAGLGRRKKGLHDAAFTAHAFGLAAAGAAALAGLADWSYLDGKPRRVGFVHAALNTIAAGLFGVSLLLRKNGRRGAGIAASTTGFGIVMGSAWLGGVMSYHYGIGVSHRAFEQGGPSGFVPVLRNDELVEGQLRRVVAEGAPILLARANGRVHAIGDTCTHLGCSLSAGRLDGERVVCTCHGSQFRLRDGRVMVGPATDSEPHYETRVRDGQIEVRKSGLNGAS encoded by the coding sequence ATGGCGACGTCGCTCCTGACGGCAGTCGAGAACCGATCGAGCGTCGATACACTCGCGGAAGCCGTGCACCGGCCGGTCCAAGCGGTCCTGCAGAAGCGCCCGGAGCTCCGGACCACGCTCGACGGGACGTGGCTCGGGCACCCGCTTCACGCGGCGCTCACCGATTTCCCGATCGGCGCGTGGGCGACGGGGGTCGTCCTGGACATCGCCGGGCTCGGGCGACGAAAAAAGGGGCTGCATGACGCGGCATTCACGGCGCACGCCTTCGGGCTGGCGGCCGCGGGCGCGGCGGCGCTCGCAGGGCTCGCGGACTGGAGTTACCTCGACGGAAAGCCGCGGCGCGTGGGCTTCGTGCACGCAGCGCTGAACACGATCGCGGCCGGCCTCTTCGGTGTCTCGTTGCTCCTGCGCAAGAACGGCCGGCGCGGGGCGGGCATCGCCGCGTCGACGACGGGCTTCGGCATCGTGATGGGCAGCGCGTGGCTCGGCGGGGTCATGTCGTACCATTACGGGATCGGCGTGAGCCACCGGGCCTTCGAGCAGGGCGGTCCGAGCGGCTTCGTGCCGGTGCTGCGCAATGACGAGCTCGTCGAAGGGCAGCTCCGCCGCGTCGTGGCCGAGGGCGCGCCGATCCTGCTCGCCCGCGCGAACGGCCGCGTCCACGCGATCGGCGATACCTGCACGCACCTCGGCTGCTCGCTCAGCGCGGGCCGCCTCGACGGCGAGCGCGTCGTCTGCACCTGCCACGGCTCGCAGTTCCGTCTCCGCGACGGCCGGGTGATGGTCGGCCCCGCGACCGACTCGGAGCCCCATTACGAGACGCGCGTGCGCGACGGCCAGATCGAGGTCCGCAAATCGGGCCTCAATGGTGCTTCGTAA